The sequence GAGATCCTATTTACATGATGATCCCAGTTTGCAATGTAGACGGCAGGGATATCCCATTGGGCGACAGTACGGCTAGTAGTTTTTCCCTAATACGCCGAGAATTCTTTCTAGAATTGTTAGATACTATTTCCGAAAAACCATGTCGGCGAattattttgtcaaattttgcttttctaaCACACTTATCAGTATCCATATTACGCTTTCTAGCATTGCACATTTTTGAGCAACTAGTGATTTGTGTAGAGCCTCATTTTCAGATAGAACTACTTACTAAAAGTGAAGAATATACACATAATCAAATATCAATTTTGAAAGAGGTGCGGACTTTAATTTCGGATCCGAATATTTTATGCATTATGCACATTACAGAATTGCATCGTAACGAATTTGCCATTGCACTCAATGACTATAATAACCAACTCTTAATGAAGAACTTCAAATTAgctttaaataactaaaaatacctGCTAactattaaatgttttttttttactaaatttggattaaaataaaatatactagcGTCAATCTTGTTCAAGCAAACTTTGTtgttcatatacataaatacatgtaggcaaacattattaaaaatggtaagtcttccaaaaacaaaaccatagAAATTCAAACCTCATTGctatttttcatacttttattattttaagtcaCAAATTTTCACATTGAATATAGGGCAGACAGTATTCAAAATGCGGAATCGGCACAATTTCATCTCACTATGGTTTCTAGTATTttgaacatacaaacatatttatttgtaaattaccattaatttaaatgaaacgaatctaaaaaaagaaaatgtcttTGATATCTTTAACGCAAGTTTCTTTAATATTAGTCGGTCATTATTTATAGGAATATAATGTGCAACAGCATATACTTCATTTTCACGTTAACCTAAAAATTCCACGCTTCCCCTCCGCTATTgctattaataatataattttaccaATGCCTCCCGTGACTGGAGGTGCACTTCAACGCCAATGATGATACATTCTTTTATTtccgtatttatatatgtatatattttttctactttcaaatatgtgtatatattttaattttttggcagCGCTTTATTCTAATCCGTCGGCCGTTTTTCGCTATTCTTCCGGGTGTGCTCTTCGGCATTCTTCATAAAACGCTTCCGGTCCCGCAGATACTCTTCTGCCAAATCGGCTCGCAAAGGATGTTCTGGTTCAGGATCATTAATTAGGGCAATCAATGCTTGAACAACTTGGTCTGTACGTGTTGCAGGCTTCCAATTTTCAGTCGATATAATTGGCAAGCACACTTGACCCTTTTCATCGATGTTCGGGTGGTAGATTTTGGTCTTAAAAATTATCTTTGGCGGTTTAAAAGGGTATTCTGctggaaaattaatttcaattcgaaATGCACCTTTATTATAGGGAGCATTATCTGGCACTATCAAGCCTGTCCAACGCAGCAAATTTTCCTCGTCTGCATTAATCTCTCGGAAAGATTTTAGACCGCAAGCTTGAAGATCGGTCAGCTCTTTGCGAAGTCTACGCGGTGCCGTCATATCGGTTTGCACGTTCTTCGGTTCTTGGGTCTTTAACAGTTACTTTTAAatgttcacacacacacaactttCTGGTaggtaaattttccaaaataaaattcagaaattttgcAAACTTCCAGAAGTAATTTTCGTCTGTCCACCTTTACGTttctttggatgtttttttcgCTGTGTTTTTCTCCTTTCGACAAGAATGTCAAAACTACAAACTTTAAGGAGTGCTGCTTTGTTATGATAATTTCCCCTTTAAGGGGATATTTGGAAACAGTATTCTGTATTTACgacga is a genomic window of Anastrepha ludens isolate Willacy chromosome 6, idAnaLude1.1, whole genome shotgun sequence containing:
- the LOC128866325 gene encoding ubiquitin-conjugating enzyme E2-18 kDa, which encodes MTAPRRLRKELTDLQACGLKSFREINADEENLLRWTGLIVPDNAPYNKGAFRIEINFPAEYPFKPPKIIFKTKIYHPNIDEKGQVCLPIISTENWKPATRTDQVVQALIALINDPEPEHPLRADLAEEYLRDRKRFMKNAEEHTRKNSEKRPTD